One region of Glycine max cultivar Williams 82 chromosome 9, Glycine_max_v4.0, whole genome shotgun sequence genomic DNA includes:
- the LOC121172804 gene encoding uncharacterized protein, whose protein sequence is MMEPPNITNCCNSPEFEFWMLRNPSFPQPNLLSADELFVDGVLLPLHLLPNKPDPPQASNFITPIQEPDPEPEPEHSPSITESTSTTALSSSKRWKDIFKKSDKKNAENNNEEKEKVKKKERKSGSGSGASSAELNINIWPFSRSRSAGNAGTRPKLFAGAPVTRKVNSAPCSRSNSAGESKSRKWPSSPGRAGVHVGRSSPVWQVRRKNSNEPPQKPKTRRSKVAAGGGTARVLNLNVPMCIGYRHHLSCRSDENSAVGVSGSAAAVINCNSNNNNTNNNNSGGNDGGSGGNIFNLRNLFTKKCAVTSH, encoded by the coding sequence ATGATGGAACCACCAAATATAACTAATTGCTGCAATTCACCCGAATTTGAGTTCTGGATGCTCCGAAACCCTTCTTTCCCTCAACCGAATCTTCTCTCCGCCGACGAACTCTTCGTCGACGGCGTCCTCCTCCCTCTCCATCTCCTCCCTAACAAACCAGACCCTCCCCAAGCCTCCAACTTTATAACTCCGATCCAAGAACCCGACCCGGAACCCGAACCCGAACATTCGCCGAGCATAACCGAATCTACCTCCACCACCGCGCTCTCATCCTCGAAGCGGTGGAAGGACATTTTCAAAAAGAGTGATAAGAAAAACGCAGAGAACAACaacgaagaaaaagagaaagtgaagaagaaagagagaaaaagtggAAGCGGAAGCGGAGCGAGTTCCGCCGAATTGAACATCAACATATGGCCCTTCTCGCGAAGCAGGTCCGCGGGAAATGCGGGGACCCGACCCAAACTGTTCGCCGGAGCTCCGGTGACCCGGAAGGTGAACAGCGCGCCGTGTTCCCGGAGCAACTCCGCCGGCGAGTCAAAGTCCAGAAAGTGGCCCAGCAGTCCGGGCCGCGCCGGAGTCCACGTGGGCCGGAGCAGCCCGGTCTGGCAGGTTCGCCGGAAGAACTCCAACGAGCCTCCTCAGAAGCCCAAAACTCGCCGGAGCAAAGTTGCTGCCGGCGGAGGAACCGCCAGGGTTTTGAATCTGAACGTTCCCATGTGCATTGGCTACAGACACCACTTGAGCTGCAGAAGCGACGAGAACAGCGCCGTCGGAGTTAGCGGCAGCGCCGCCGCCGTCATCAACTGTAACAGTAATaacaataatactaataataataacagtGGCGGCAATGATGGAGGAAGTGGGGGCAATATTTTTAACCTGCGCAACCTCTTCACCAAAAAATGCGCAGTAACTTCTCACTAG